In Listeria cossartiae subsp. cossartiae, one genomic interval encodes:
- a CDS encoding O-acetylhomoserine aminocarboxypropyltransferase/cysteine synthase family protein: protein MSNEYKFETIQVHGGHTPDGDTHSRAVPIYQTTSYTFDSPEHAAALFGLQETGNIYTRIMNPTTAVLEERLTLLEGGIGAVATASGMAAITYSILNIAGSGDHIVAAATLYGGTHTLFSHTFKTFGIDVTFVDPNEPENFAKAIKENTKAVFIETIGNPDINIVDIEKVADIAHASDIPLIVDNTFATAYLNRPFDFGADIVVYSATKFIGGHGVAIGGAVIDSGKFNWANGKFPKLVVPDDSYNGLSYTNDVGAAAYITKLRVSLLRDTGAALSPFNAFLLILGLETLSLRLEQHVKNAKQVANFLNDHPKVAWVNYPGLPDNKYNELAQKYLPKGPGSIFTFGVKGGYEAGKKVIESVELFSHLANVGDAKSLIIHPASTTHQQLSEEQQLTAGVKPESIRLSIGIENADDIIQDLTKALEQI, encoded by the coding sequence ATGAGTAATGAGTATAAATTCGAAACAATTCAAGTACACGGTGGACATACGCCCGACGGAGACACGCATTCAAGAGCCGTGCCAATTTATCAAACAACGTCGTATACATTTGATAGCCCGGAACATGCCGCAGCCTTATTTGGTTTACAAGAAACTGGAAATATTTATACCCGCATTATGAATCCTACTACTGCTGTTTTAGAAGAACGGTTAACGTTACTTGAAGGTGGTATTGGGGCCGTTGCAACTGCTTCTGGCATGGCCGCTATTACTTACTCTATTTTAAATATTGCTGGTTCCGGTGATCATATTGTCGCAGCCGCAACACTTTACGGTGGAACGCATACACTTTTTTCTCATACATTTAAAACTTTTGGAATTGATGTAACTTTTGTTGACCCTAACGAACCGGAAAACTTTGCAAAGGCCATTAAAGAAAATACGAAAGCTGTCTTTATTGAAACCATTGGAAATCCCGATATTAATATTGTTGATATCGAAAAAGTGGCGGATATTGCGCACGCATCCGATATCCCGCTCATCGTTGACAACACATTCGCGACCGCTTATTTAAATCGCCCATTTGATTTTGGCGCTGATATCGTCGTTTACTCGGCAACGAAATTCATTGGTGGTCATGGGGTTGCGATTGGTGGTGCGGTCATTGACTCAGGTAAATTCAACTGGGCAAATGGCAAGTTTCCGAAGCTAGTTGTGCCGGATGATAGCTACAATGGTTTATCGTACACAAACGATGTTGGCGCGGCGGCTTATATTACTAAACTACGTGTCTCGCTCCTTCGTGATACTGGCGCAGCACTTTCACCATTCAACGCTTTCCTACTGATTTTAGGCCTAGAAACACTTTCCCTTCGCCTAGAACAACACGTAAAAAATGCTAAACAAGTCGCCAATTTCTTAAATGACCATCCAAAAGTTGCTTGGGTGAACTACCCCGGTTTGCCGGATAATAAATACAACGAGCTAGCCCAAAAATATTTACCAAAAGGCCCGGGTTCGATTTTCACTTTTGGCGTTAAAGGCGGCTATGAGGCTGGTAAAAAAGTGATTGAATCTGTAGAATTATTCTCGCATTTAGCCAATGTGGGCGATGCAAAATCGCTTATTATCCACCCAGCATCCACGACCCACCAACAACTAAGCGAAGAACAACAATTAACCGCTGGCGTGAAACCCGAATCGATTCGCTTATCAATTGGAATCGAAAACGCCGATGATATTATCCAAGATTTAACGAAAGCCTTAGAGCAAATTTAG
- a CDS encoding DUF4097 family beta strand repeat-containing protein, protein MRKHQLSKKLFFAGLVLFIIGAIGVAITMNTGNMIEKGEPLTKQWDLANENINTLAFSSERDISIEWKESTTGKNYIELKGNYSANDKKAIQKLEPVSEDGTSFNITVPEEDEWYNNFGKIYAYGKQKVTVYLTKDTKVADLEVKSHSGDISVADFNVKKFVSSTNSGELKVTNLQADTAQMATSSGDLELATIKANTALETGSGETKITNLTGDLEVNGGSGDVTASGVKAKKLKIAIDSGEIELTDSVTDLAVLTTSSGDIDANTNGIVQAESNSGSIELEGVTNDLTAKTSSGDVDAAFIKQVKNININTDSGEVELEIPGDFKAIYETSSNSGSIKVPTSDSNTANRVTVKTSSGDIKIKK, encoded by the coding sequence ATGCGTAAACATCAATTGAGCAAGAAATTATTTTTCGCTGGTTTGGTGCTATTTATTATCGGTGCTATCGGCGTGGCTATCACAATGAACACAGGAAATATGATTGAAAAAGGAGAACCACTTACAAAGCAGTGGGACTTAGCAAACGAAAATATTAACACGCTTGCTTTTTCTTCCGAGCGAGATATATCGATTGAATGGAAAGAAAGCACAACTGGAAAAAATTACATCGAATTAAAAGGAAATTATTCCGCAAATGATAAAAAAGCAATCCAAAAATTAGAGCCAGTTTCCGAAGATGGAACTTCATTTAATATTACCGTTCCCGAAGAAGATGAGTGGTATAACAATTTTGGCAAAATCTATGCTTACGGCAAACAAAAAGTAACGGTTTACTTAACGAAAGATACAAAAGTGGCTGATTTAGAAGTGAAATCTCATTCAGGAGATATTAGTGTGGCCGATTTTAACGTAAAGAAATTTGTTAGTTCAACAAATTCTGGTGAGTTGAAAGTGACTAATCTTCAAGCGGATACTGCTCAAATGGCGACTTCTTCTGGTGATTTAGAATTAGCTACTATTAAAGCAAATACAGCGCTTGAAACAGGTTCAGGCGAGACAAAAATTACTAATTTAACCGGCGATTTAGAAGTAAATGGTGGTTCAGGAGATGTGACTGCTAGCGGAGTTAAAGCGAAAAAATTGAAAATCGCGATTGATTCTGGTGAAATCGAGTTGACTGATAGTGTGACCGATTTGGCTGTGTTAACAACGAGTTCCGGCGATATTGATGCGAATACAAATGGTATAGTGCAAGCAGAATCTAACTCTGGATCAATTGAACTTGAGGGCGTAACGAATGACTTAACGGCTAAAACAAGCTCAGGAGATGTGGATGCAGCATTTATCAAACAAGTAAAAAACATCAATATCAATACAGATTCTGGTGAAGTGGAGCTAGAAATACCAGGTGATTTTAAAGCTATTTACGAAACAAGTAGCAATTCCGGTAGTATCAAAGTCCCAACGAGCGATTCGAATACAGCAAACCGCGTAACTGTAAAAACAAGTTCCGGCGATATTAAAATCAAAAAATAA
- a CDS encoding DUF4870 domain-containing protein, producing the protein MLDKKIISALSYFSLFFAPVITPAIIWCTNKDKEIRHHVKWALLTQTTFVAGLIVIILLYNNVPFSTNSADTIHFLALATVFFIVFLNVSILIFNLIRGITRIVKRNDDNWARC; encoded by the coding sequence ATGTTAGATAAAAAAATTATTAGTGCGCTTAGTTATTTTAGTCTTTTCTTTGCTCCGGTTATTACTCCCGCGATTATCTGGTGTACAAATAAAGATAAAGAAATACGGCATCATGTAAAATGGGCGCTCCTCACGCAGACAACATTTGTCGCTGGTCTTATTGTTATAATTTTACTTTATAACAATGTTCCATTTAGTACCAATAGCGCGGATACCATTCACTTTCTTGCTTTAGCCACTGTATTTTTTATCGTTTTTCTAAATGTATCGATACTCATTTTCAACTTGATTCGAGGTATTACACGTATCGTAAAGCGGAATGACGATAACTGGGCTAGATGTTAA
- a CDS encoding HAAS signaling domain-containing protein, with protein sequence MNKQDFLNELNQRLELLDPKERRELLSDYQEHFRNGIEAGKSEEQIVFDLGTPEEIAADILSERNIREEQVEAEYYYVPRKNQNENRSVSKQILIGVGLFFLDICLIIPIMVSLWSLVISLWSAVASFILSPLLLGVMLLFGADFAFYQMFVSIGLVGLGLMLLFVANALTKFTSKATMAIIEWHKYAVKGGGSNA encoded by the coding sequence ATGAATAAACAAGATTTCTTAAATGAATTAAACCAACGCCTAGAATTGCTTGATCCTAAAGAACGGAGAGAGCTGTTGTCTGACTATCAAGAGCATTTCAGAAATGGCATTGAAGCGGGAAAAAGTGAAGAACAAATTGTCTTTGACCTAGGAACGCCAGAAGAAATTGCGGCAGATATTTTAAGTGAACGGAATATCCGCGAAGAACAAGTCGAAGCGGAATATTATTATGTGCCACGTAAAAACCAAAATGAAAATCGCTCTGTAAGTAAGCAAATTTTAATTGGAGTGGGTCTATTTTTCTTAGATATTTGCCTTATTATTCCAATTATGGTCTCGCTATGGTCATTAGTTATTTCACTTTGGTCAGCAGTTGCTTCGTTTATACTTTCGCCGTTGTTACTTGGCGTAATGCTTTTATTTGGCGCTGACTTTGCATTTTATCAAATGTTTGTTTCGATTGGACTTGTGGGCTTGGGGCTGATGCTTCTGTTTGTCGCAAATGCACTTACGAAGTTTACAAGCAAAGCTACAATGGCAATAATCGAGTGGCACAAATATGCAGTCAAAGGAGGCGGAAGCAATGCGTAA
- a CDS encoding biotin transporter BioY: MRDQKLKFLVVDALFAVIIALLAQVAIPLGPIPLTGQTFAIGLAATILGARHGTISVLVYIVLGAVGIPVFQGMTAGIGIIFGPTGGFIIGFIFNALLTGWLLEKTKFTVPYAIVANILGAIVTLIFGVLWLKVSTGLDWPAAFLTGMVPFIIPGIIKAVFAALLGILIRDRLIKAKLLKAT; this comes from the coding sequence ATGCGTGATCAGAAATTGAAGTTTTTAGTAGTTGATGCTTTATTTGCAGTCATCATTGCTTTGCTTGCACAAGTTGCTATTCCACTCGGTCCTATCCCACTTACAGGACAAACATTTGCGATTGGTTTAGCTGCAACCATTCTTGGAGCTCGTCATGGTACGATATCTGTATTAGTTTATATTGTGCTTGGTGCTGTTGGAATTCCCGTTTTCCAAGGAATGACAGCAGGAATTGGGATTATTTTCGGACCAACTGGCGGATTTATTATCGGATTTATTTTTAATGCATTACTTACAGGCTGGTTGCTCGAAAAAACAAAATTCACGGTTCCTTATGCTATCGTTGCCAATATTTTAGGCGCCATTGTCACACTTATTTTCGGCGTGTTATGGTTGAAGGTTAGCACTGGACTTGACTGGCCGGCTGCCTTTTTAACAGGAATGGTACCATTTATTATTCCAGGTATTATTAAAGCTGTTTTCGCGGCGCTTCTAGGTATTCTTATCCGTGATCGCCTCATCAAAGCAAAGCTACTTAAAGCAACCTAA
- a CDS encoding Crp/Fnr family transcriptional regulator, with translation MSLLNEENSFYNVDLLNLLKDSSEAVLPYKRIRFRRNQQILAEGAETDYFYIIEEGVVAMSKNTCKEDNIISFLGKQDCIGPLTLLGGAISPVNYATISEVSVYQFERKYVLNKFLSSPDVFWQMNALMQSMVTPMLEREAYANLPSNEKVLAGLIACGERFGRIETDGSCLIPYYFTQKILGNYLNLARAYVATNLRKLEEDGIIALSPKPWRINNFESHKQKLKDTYNPYI, from the coding sequence ATGTCATTACTAAATGAGGAAAATAGCTTTTACAACGTGGATTTACTTAATTTATTAAAAGATTCTAGTGAAGCAGTTCTTCCATATAAAAGAATTCGCTTTAGGCGCAATCAACAGATTTTAGCAGAAGGCGCGGAAACTGATTACTTCTATATCATCGAAGAAGGCGTAGTTGCGATGAGCAAAAACACTTGTAAAGAAGACAACATCATCAGCTTCTTAGGCAAGCAAGATTGTATCGGACCGCTTACACTACTCGGTGGCGCGATATCACCAGTAAATTACGCAACGATTAGTGAAGTTAGTGTTTATCAATTTGAACGGAAATATGTTCTGAATAAATTCTTAAGTTCACCAGATGTATTTTGGCAGATGAATGCACTTATGCAAAGTATGGTTACACCAATGCTAGAACGCGAAGCTTATGCAAATTTACCTTCTAATGAGAAAGTTTTAGCTGGATTAATTGCTTGTGGAGAACGATTTGGCCGAATTGAAACAGATGGCTCTTGTTTGATTCCGTATTATTTTACGCAAAAAATCTTAGGGAATTATCTTAATTTAGCGCGCGCTTATGTTGCGACTAATTTACGGAAATTGGAGGAAGACGGTATTATTGCCCTTTCACCTAAGCCTTGGCGTATTAATAATTTCGAAAGTCATAAGCAAAAACTGAAAGATACATATAATCCATACATATAA
- a CDS encoding ABC transporter ATP-binding protein, with protein MMKLMKRLKPYWLSITAVLVLTFGQVIGQLYLPTLMSNIIDKGVVTGDTDYIWSTGMQMLLISFASVILSVIVVYLASKISMGFGKDLRDKIFTKVEDFSLQEFDKVGTSSLITRTTNDVVQIQNVLYMMMRLMVMAPIMLLGGIIMAVGRDAKLSLIFVVVLPLLLLLVVVLGGKAMPMFKSLQKKMDKLNRVIREGLTGIRVVRSFNRNEDELEKFEEANADYATTAIKVNRLLSLMSPLMMLLMNLTSIAIVWIGSIFIGNGDMQVGDLMAFIQYAMQIMMSFMMLSAVFIMIPRAGASAERINEVLDMEAEILNPENPKTSTPPAKLSFENVTFRYEGAEKPVIEDISFEANAGETVAIIGSTGAGKSTLINMIPRFYDVESGVVKINGIDVREMDQSSLRQKIGLVPQKAVLFTGTIASNMRYGKEDATDEEIWEALRTAQAENFVSKLSNGLGSRVEQGGNNFSGGQKQRLSIARSLIRKPEIYIFDDSFSALDFKTDAKLREALKTETTEAVTLIVAQRITSVVNSDQIIVLNEGKIAGIGTHEELKESNQIYQEIMRSQLSEEEIA; from the coding sequence ATGATGAAATTGATGAAAAGATTAAAACCTTATTGGCTGAGCATTACGGCCGTATTAGTCCTTACTTTCGGACAAGTTATTGGACAGCTTTATTTACCGACGCTTATGTCGAATATTATCGACAAAGGCGTTGTAACTGGTGATACAGATTATATTTGGAGCACTGGAATGCAGATGCTACTCATATCGTTCGCCTCTGTTATCTTGTCGGTTATCGTTGTTTATCTCGCGTCGAAAATTTCGATGGGATTCGGGAAAGACTTACGCGATAAAATTTTTACAAAAGTAGAGGACTTTTCCTTACAAGAATTTGATAAGGTGGGGACTTCCTCGCTGATTACGAGAACGACAAATGATGTTGTTCAAATCCAAAACGTTCTTTATATGATGATGCGACTAATGGTAATGGCGCCAATCATGTTACTCGGCGGTATTATTATGGCTGTCGGTCGGGACGCAAAACTATCACTTATTTTTGTCGTTGTTTTACCGCTACTGCTTCTATTAGTAGTCGTTCTAGGCGGAAAAGCAATGCCAATGTTTAAATCATTACAAAAGAAAATGGACAAATTAAACCGTGTTATTCGTGAAGGTTTAACAGGGATTCGTGTTGTTCGCTCCTTTAACCGTAACGAAGATGAACTAGAAAAATTTGAAGAAGCAAACGCGGATTATGCGACAACAGCAATTAAAGTCAATCGTTTGCTGTCACTAATGAGTCCTTTAATGATGCTACTTATGAACTTAACTTCCATCGCAATTGTTTGGATCGGTTCCATTTTTATTGGGAATGGTGATATGCAAGTAGGGGACTTGATGGCGTTTATTCAATACGCGATGCAAATTATGATGTCCTTCATGATGCTTTCGGCCGTATTTATTATGATTCCACGTGCTGGGGCTTCCGCAGAACGTATCAACGAAGTGCTAGATATGGAAGCAGAAATACTTAACCCTGAAAATCCAAAAACAAGTACACCGCCAGCAAAACTTTCTTTTGAAAATGTAACTTTCCGTTATGAAGGTGCTGAAAAACCAGTGATTGAAGATATTTCATTCGAAGCAAATGCTGGTGAAACCGTCGCAATCATCGGGAGTACCGGTGCTGGTAAGTCTACTTTAATTAACATGATTCCACGCTTTTACGATGTCGAAAGTGGCGTTGTAAAAATTAATGGGATTGATGTTCGCGAAATGGACCAATCCAGTTTGCGCCAAAAAATTGGACTTGTACCGCAAAAAGCCGTTTTATTCACTGGAACAATTGCTTCTAATATGCGCTACGGGAAAGAAGATGCGACCGATGAAGAAATCTGGGAAGCACTTCGAACTGCTCAAGCCGAAAACTTTGTATCCAAACTGTCAAATGGGCTTGGTAGTCGTGTAGAACAAGGCGGAAATAACTTCTCTGGTGGACAAAAACAACGCCTTTCGATCGCACGATCTTTAATTAGAAAACCAGAAATTTATATTTTTGATGACAGCTTCTCCGCACTCGATTTTAAAACAGATGCGAAACTGCGTGAAGCTTTAAAAACGGAAACAACGGAAGCCGTGACACTCATCGTGGCGCAGCGGATTACGTCTGTTGTTAACTCCGACCAAATCATCGTTCTAAATGAAGGTAAAATTGCCGGCATTGGAACACATGAAGAATTGAAAGAATCGAATCAAATTTATCAAGAAATTATGAGGTCACAGCTGTCAGAGGAGGAAATCGCATGA
- a CDS encoding GNAT family N-acetyltransferase: protein MDFHIRKATNSDAEAIQHVAITSWHHTYQDLIPNDVQDDFLERFYNVETLHNRISATPFAVLEQAGKVIGFANFIELEKGKSELAAFYLLPEVTQRGLGTELLEVGMTLFHVPLPMFVNVEKGNETAIHFYVAKGFVQVEEFTEDFYGYPLETIRFNLSHHAYEEE from the coding sequence ATGGATTTTCATATTAGAAAAGCAACTAATAGCGATGCCGAGGCCATTCAACACGTAGCGATTACTTCGTGGCATCATACTTATCAAGACTTAATTCCAAATGATGTACAAGACGACTTTTTAGAAAGATTTTATAATGTTGAAACGCTTCATAATCGTATTTCAGCAACGCCTTTTGCTGTTTTAGAACAAGCGGGAAAAGTAATTGGATTCGCGAATTTTATTGAACTTGAAAAAGGAAAAAGCGAACTAGCGGCATTTTATTTACTGCCGGAAGTAACACAACGTGGACTTGGAACGGAGCTATTAGAAGTGGGAATGACTTTATTTCACGTGCCTTTACCAATGTTTGTGAACGTGGAAAAAGGCAACGAAACCGCAATCCATTTTTATGTGGCAAAAGGGTTTGTTCAAGTGGAGGAATTTACCGAGGATTTTTATGGCTACCCACTGGAAACAATTCGCTTCAATTTGAGTCATCATGCGTATGAAGAAGAATAA
- a CDS encoding PadR family transcriptional regulator, which produces MEVNPQFKKGVLELCCLFLIQKKDCYGYELANQVSKYIEVAEGAIYPVLRRLVKEEYCSTYLVESNEGPSRKYYQLTVKGEIYLNELISEWNNFTDSVAKLLTEGEAVNE; this is translated from the coding sequence ATGGAAGTTAACCCACAATTCAAAAAAGGTGTGTTAGAACTTTGCTGTTTATTTTTAATTCAAAAGAAAGATTGTTATGGCTATGAGTTGGCAAATCAAGTTTCTAAATATATTGAGGTAGCAGAAGGCGCTATTTATCCAGTACTTAGAAGATTAGTGAAAGAAGAATATTGTTCCACTTATTTAGTAGAATCGAATGAAGGTCCATCAAGAAAATATTATCAACTAACTGTCAAAGGGGAAATTTACTTAAATGAACTTATTTCCGAATGGAACAATTTTACAGACAGTGTTGCAAAGCTTTTAACTGAGGGGGAAGCAGTAAATGAATAA
- a CDS encoding MATE family efflux transporter — protein MNSVHKVASISLFTLAWPIFLEQFLRLMISYIDVFMLGHYSDDAVAATGVANQILVISIIIYGFISVGVQIIVAQMIGAKKHKEIENVITNGLVVAFLIGIVMSIIFIFMSKNFLTWMGIDPHLVQVGAPFLEIIGGSSVVIAIHASILPILRAHGYVRQSILVPVTISIINVVGNYLFLYGPLAYLDYGVAGVGISTAVANFVGMGLAIWMLRKYIGYTFHFKKLEQVSKKLLYSILRLGLPSAGENLSYAGSQLVVTAIIAILGTEALTTKVYASTVSQFVALFAIALGQASQIIIGRAVGAKEIDKAYKQGLRSWKIGLVVAIVVSVSIYLFAEPIMRLFTTNTEIIAMTKELFLLSIFLELGRATNIIIISSLNSTGDVRFPFICGLIVMWIVSLPFSYVLGISAGLGLVGVWLAYIIDEGVRAVLMYRRWRSKVWSLKSVI, from the coding sequence GTGAATTCAGTACATAAGGTCGCCAGTATAAGTCTTTTTACACTTGCTTGGCCGATTTTTCTGGAGCAATTTTTACGACTGATGATTAGTTATATCGATGTCTTTATGTTGGGGCATTATTCGGATGATGCGGTTGCTGCGACTGGGGTTGCCAATCAGATTCTGGTTATTTCTATTATTATTTACGGCTTCATCAGTGTGGGTGTGCAAATTATCGTTGCCCAAATGATTGGTGCGAAAAAACATAAAGAAATCGAGAATGTGATTACAAATGGTTTAGTGGTAGCTTTCTTAATTGGCATTGTGATGAGTATTATTTTCATTTTTATGTCGAAAAATTTCCTTACTTGGATGGGAATTGATCCTCATTTAGTCCAAGTCGGCGCACCGTTTTTAGAAATTATCGGTGGGAGTTCGGTGGTTATCGCCATTCATGCTTCGATTTTGCCAATTCTCCGAGCGCATGGTTATGTGAGGCAATCGATTCTTGTTCCTGTGACGATTAGTATTATTAATGTTGTCGGTAATTACTTATTTCTTTACGGCCCGCTTGCATACTTAGATTACGGCGTGGCAGGTGTCGGAATTTCTACTGCTGTCGCTAACTTCGTCGGAATGGGTCTAGCCATTTGGATGCTCAGAAAATATATCGGCTACACGTTCCATTTCAAAAAATTGGAACAAGTTTCTAAAAAACTACTTTATTCGATTTTACGTCTGGGGCTTCCCTCGGCTGGGGAAAACTTATCATACGCTGGGTCGCAGCTTGTTGTTACGGCGATCATTGCGATTTTAGGTACAGAGGCGCTTACAACAAAAGTCTATGCTTCGACGGTGAGCCAGTTTGTTGCACTCTTTGCTATCGCGCTCGGTCAGGCCTCGCAAATCATTATCGGTCGCGCAGTTGGTGCGAAAGAAATTGATAAAGCTTACAAACAAGGTTTACGCAGTTGGAAAATTGGGTTAGTTGTTGCGATTGTAGTCAGCGTGTCGATTTACCTCTTTGCTGAGCCGATTATGCGACTATTTACAACGAATACCGAAATCATTGCAATGACGAAAGAACTGTTCTTACTTTCGATTTTCCTTGAGCTTGGACGTGCCACGAATATTATTATCATTAGCAGTCTGAATTCTACTGGCGATGTCCGTTTTCCATTTATATGTGGCCTTATCGTTATGTGGATTGTTAGTTTGCCGTTCTCCTATGTACTTGGCATCTCTGCTGGGCTTGGGCTCGTAGGTGTTTGGCTGGCGTACATTATTGATGAAGGCGTTCGAGCCGTTTTAATGTACCGCAGATGGCGCAGTAAAGTTTGGTCCTTAAAATCTGTCATATAA
- a CDS encoding MarR family winged helix-turn-helix transcriptional regulator — protein sequence MSSKNQDLGHSVIKAFMNFKHAELKSFQIPGYSKSETRFIFILSRGLKSKGPKIRVSDLGHMLRISKPSVTQMMQSLEGKGLIKRVQNPEDKRSMYVELTEVGVAVSEKMLDEFQASFEDMQEFLGEEDMEKLITLLEKLTDYLNTKSENKEA from the coding sequence ATGTCTTCGAAAAATCAAGACTTGGGGCACTCAGTAATTAAGGCTTTCATGAATTTTAAGCATGCTGAATTAAAAAGTTTCCAAATTCCAGGTTACAGTAAATCTGAAACAAGATTTATTTTTATTTTATCTCGCGGGCTTAAAAGCAAAGGGCCGAAAATTCGTGTTTCCGATCTTGGTCACATGCTTAGAATCTCAAAACCAAGCGTAACGCAAATGATGCAATCTTTAGAAGGGAAAGGACTCATTAAACGCGTTCAAAACCCAGAAGATAAGCGCTCGATGTATGTGGAATTAACCGAAGTCGGCGTAGCAGTATCAGAAAAAATGCTCGATGAGTTTCAAGCTAGTTTTGAGGATATGCAAGAATTTTTAGGCGAAGAAGATATGGAAAAATTGATTACGCTACTAGAGAAACTCACAGATTACTTAAACACAAAATCCGAAAATAAGGAGGCATAA
- a CDS encoding HdeD family acid-resistance protein, whose translation MKTFTRILVLLAGIAMVILGFWFLFHPVVSLLTSTLMVGFLLLISGIFHTITYFSDRKSQNISGWVLADGILSIVLGFLLLFNEFDGTATLILLFGMWVLFAGIMRTIGAFTAKQNNVRGWGWILTIGIIGIVVGFIALFNPVVSAIGIMIVVATFFIVQGIGAIATFFFMGKNY comes from the coding sequence ATGAAAACTTTTACACGAATTCTTGTTTTATTGGCAGGGATTGCAATGGTTATACTTGGATTTTGGTTCTTATTCCATCCAGTAGTTTCGTTGTTAACCTCGACATTAATGGTAGGTTTCTTACTACTCATTTCTGGTATTTTCCACACAATTACTTATTTTTCAGATAGAAAATCACAAAATATTTCTGGCTGGGTGCTAGCTGACGGGATTTTATCCATCGTACTAGGTTTCTTGCTATTATTTAATGAATTTGATGGAACTGCAACACTTATCTTACTGTTCGGTATGTGGGTATTGTTTGCTGGTATTATGCGTACAATTGGGGCATTTACCGCGAAACAAAACAACGTGCGTGGCTGGGGCTGGATTTTAACAATTGGGATTATCGGTATCGTTGTTGGATTTATTGCTTTGTTCAACCCAGTAGTTTCCGCAATTGGTATCATGATCGTTGTCGCAACATTCTTCATCGTTCAAGGTATCGGCGCAATTGCCACATTCTTCTTTATGGGTAAAAATTATTAA